The Solanum lycopersicum chromosome 6, SLM_r2.1 genome has a window encoding:
- the LOC104647846 gene encoding flowering time control protein FPA-like, with protein sequence MIHNAMILLGEINRIKTFNDKNFSLVEFRSVEEAQRAREGLQGKLFNDPRITIEYYYPFPPAQTMAQNPPILAPSASITISPGKHYIWNGNIARKGTSVCRAVCVPTGESVICVLPDIVNCTAKTGLEKLKKHYSDAAIGFNIFFFLPDTDHKEYASYAEFLRYLSAKDRVEVAKLSDGTHMFLVPPSDFISKVLKVDGPACIYGVVLKYSPHTTSATVLPK encoded by the exons ATGATACATAATGCTATGATTCTTCTGGGTGAGATTAACagaataaaaacttttaatgaTAAGAATTTCTCATTGGTTGAGTTTAGAAGTGTGGAGGAAGCCCAACGTGCTAGAGAAGGTTTGCAGGGTAAGCTTTTCAATGATCCCAGAATCACAATTGAATATTATTATCCATTTCCACCAGCACAGACCATGGCCCAAAATCCGCCTATCTTGGCCCCAAGTGCTTCTATTACAATTAGTCCTGGAAAACACTATATATGGAATGGCAATATTGCCAGGAAAGGAACATCAGTGTGTCGGGCTGTCTGTGTTCCTACTGGGGAAAGTGTAATATGTGTGCT CCCTGATATAGTCAACTGCACTGCCAAAACGGGGTTAGAGAAGTTAAAAAAACACTATTCAGATGCTGCTATAGGgttcaacatttttttcttcctgCCTGATACTGATCATAAAGAGTATGCCTCATATGCAGAGTTTTTGAGGTACTTGAGTGCAAAAGATCGTGTTGAAGTTGCAAAGCTTTCTGATGGAACTCACATGTTCTTGGTGCCACCTTCAGACTTCATCAGCAAGGTTCTGAAAGTTGATGGTCCTGCATGTATTTATGGTGTTGTTCTAAAGTATTCACCTCATACAACTAGTGCCACAGTCTTGCCTAAGT